The following coding sequences lie in one Carassius carassius chromosome 1, fCarCar2.1, whole genome shotgun sequence genomic window:
- the LOC132148884 gene encoding gastrula zinc finger protein XlCGF57.1-like, which produces MAFNSEQREDQKIDETFGDKHEDTEKQTDLQEESEELNEIQDKDDFKKHNFVTGKKLYSRSQIDMTQNLTRKIPKNTGIRYHFTCQQCGKSFDRQGRLQVHMRIHTGEKPYSCQQCGKSFPSKNHLKSHMIVHTRERPFTCQHCGKSFGQQGKLQVHMSVHTGEKPYSCQQCGKSFDQPGKLQVHMRIHTGEKPYSCQQCGKSFPSKNHLKSHMIVHTTERPFTCQQCGKSFGQQGKLKAHMSVHTGEKPYSCQQCGKSFDRPGKLQDHMRIHTGEKPYSCQQCGKSFDQQGKLQAHMRIHTGEKPYSCQQCGKSFDQQGKLQAHMRIHTGEKPYSCQQCGKSFDQQGKLQVHMRIHTGEKPYSCQQCGKSFPSKKYVKRHMIVHTRERPFTCPQCGKSFAHKNNLNGHIRIHTGEKPFLCQQCGKSFILKSYLKRHMIIHTGEKPFLCHQCGKSFIEHSSLKVHMRIHTGERRFTCQQCGKSFNEKGNLRRHMRTHTGEKPFTCPQCGKGLTHQGSFNRHIRIHTGEKPFTCPQCGKSFTLKNTLNDHIKLHTGEKPFNCQQCGKRFIQKRYLNIHMRIHTG; this is translated from the coding sequence ATCTGCAAGAAGAGAGTGAAGAACTGAATGAAATACAAGATAAAGATGATTTTAAGAAACACAATTTCgtaactggaaaaaaattatacagtcGATCACAGATTGACATGACACAGAATTTGACACGAAAAATACCTAAAAATACTGGAATAAGATATCATTTCACCTGCcaacaatgtggaaagagttttgatCGACAAGGAAGACTTCaagtccacatgagaattcacacgggAGAAAAGCCTTACAGCTGCcaacaatgtggaaagagtttccctTCAAAGAACCATCTTAAAAGCCACATGATAGTTCACACTAGAGAGAggcctttcacctgccaacactgtggaaagagttttggTCAACAAGGAAAACTTCAAGTCCACATGAgtgttcacactggagaaaagccttacagctgccaacaatgtggaaagagttttgatCAACCAGGAAAACTTCaagtccacatgagaattcacaccggAGAAAAGCCTTACAGCTGCcaacaatgtggaaagagtttccctTCAAAGAACCATCTTAAAAGCCACATGATAGTTCACACTACAGAGAggcctttcacctgccaacaatgtggaaagagttttggtCAACAAGGAAAACTTAAAGCCCACATGAgtgttcacactggagaaaagccttacaGCTGTcaacaatgtggaaagagttttgatCGACCAGGAAAACTTCAagaccacatgagaattcacactggagaaaagccttacagctgccaacaatgtggaaagagttttgatCAACAAGGAAAACTTCAagcccacatgagaattcacactggagaaaagccttacagctgccaacaatgtggaaagagttttgatCAACAAGGAAAACTTCAagcccacatgagaattcacacgggAGAAAAGCCTTACAGCTGCcaacaatgtggaaagagttttgatCAACAAGGAAAACTTCaagtccacatgagaattcacactggagaaaagccttacagctgccaacaatgtggaaagagtttccctTCAAAGAAATATGTTAAAAGGCACATGATAGTTCACACTAGAGAGAGGCCTTTCACCTGCcctcaatgtggaaagagttttgcacATAAAAACAATCTTAATGGCCACATAAGAATTCACACAGGAGAAAAACCTTTCctctgccaacagtgtggaaagagtttcattcTAAAAAGTTACCTTAAAAGGCACATGATAATTCACACAGGAGAGAAACCTTTCCTCTgccatcagtgtggaaagagtttcattgAACATAGCAGCCTTAAAGTCCATATGAGGATTCACACAGGAGAGAGGcgtttcacctgccaacagtgtggaaagagtttcaatgAAAAAGGAAACCTTAGAAGGCACATGAGGACTCACACCGGCGAGAAGCCTTTCacatgccctcagtgtggaaaagGTTTAACTCATCAAGGAAGCTTTAACAGGCACattagaattcacactggagagaaacctttcacgtgccctcaatgtggaaagagtttcactctTAAAAACACTCTTAATGACCACATAAAACTTCACACAGGAGAGAAACCTTTCaactgccaacagtgtggaaagcgTTTCATTCAAAAAAGATACCTTAATAtccacatgaggattcacacaGGATAG